DNA from Brassica napus cultivar Da-Ae chromosome C4, Da-Ae, whole genome shotgun sequence:
CATCGTGCTTGGCGTATCGTCGAACATGGATCTCATAGGGCGGCTCGGAGTAACGCAGTCAGACGTGCATTCTCATATGATGGTAGAATTATCGACTgtagaatcgtctatgtaatatttctcatcgttgtaatagcataattaatcagacttcaaaaaaaaaacattcctttttatttaaattatcataaaacccagaatatttgtttttacagaTTAGTTAAACGTGAtttgaaagattttgttagtTAATGATTTACTTTATTTGTTATGATGACTGAATCAGGGGAGAATTGGAATGTTATTGAGTTTAGGAATAATCggatttattagttttaaagaATAGCTTGATTTGCAAGTTTTGAATTACGATATCTTGTTCAATCGtacatttttatatagttttatttatgaTGATTGCGTGGAAGTAGGAAACATTTTGGGAATActaactataatatattttggtatTCTCCAACATAAatacgttttaaaaaaatataataacattttatacaTGTTACAAACCATAGGATTGATAATaatatatctatcttattaaaacataaacattaaaaCTTCTTCTAGGTGGATTTTTAAATTGAACATCACATTATTATTCATATCATAACCTTATATTTGCTTAAACAATTCAATATCAACCACCTTTCATTTAACTCCACCGTAAGATCTATCTTATTATATGTTTTACATTATACTTCTATTATTATACATCTATTAAACAAAACATCTATTATGGGATGATTGGTAAGTAttgtagttttatatttttttgctgtagaatttaaTCTGTAGATTTATTTGTTGTAGCTTTCCTTGCTGTAGATTTCTAAAGCACTAATTTTTTACTCTGGAAATAAAGCTCTCTACagccatattttgattttgtagaGATTTTTTTGTTGTGAGTTTTTTAAGGAAAGCAAAGCTCGATTGGTGGACATATATAGCTGTAGACTAAATTTTGGCTGTCCAGAGCATCTACAGCCCAAACCAATCATCCCCATAGTATACtcaaattatcatatttatattatatcataGTACAAATATAACAAACCCTCTTTTTATTATAGTCAAATGAATACAACAAATGTCTccaatcaaatattttgatcgGCATGCTTACGTACCTGCTATAAGATAgataagaataaaaattaatattacacaTGTTACAATAATTCTGGGAAAACAAGTCACTGCATCACGAGTCAGTCATTAGCAAGTCGAGTCAGCGAGTCATTAGCAAGTTGAGTCGACCGCGAGTCATTAGCAAGTTGAGTCGACCGCGAGTCATTAACGAGTCGAGTCGACTGCAAGTCATTAACGAGTCCTTAGCCAGTCATTATACAATTCCGAACATCTTGGTCTGGTTATCTCCTAAACCAATTGATTAAATTAACTAAACTGATTATGGAAAAACCTCTTCTCCAAGTTAACGAGAATGTACTAATGTATATTCTTATTTCAATAACAGAAACATCAacttttactttaaaaaaatcgaCAATGGAAAAACCCCTTCTCCAAGTTGAGTCTACTATGGCTAAAACCTCAGTTACAATCAAATATTTCCAATCAAATTGCCAGATTTGAAAAATCATGAATATGGAAAACCTCATTCTCCAAGTTTATTCTACTAGACCTAAAATTTCGGTGTCAATAAAATCCGGAgaatttgtaattattttacCTAACTTAATAGGTTAGGGAATACCATTTCCTCCCACTATAATGTGTCCATAAATACTTGTCGATATCATTCATCATTCGACATTCACAAAAAGCTCCCAAAAAGCACAATGTCGAAAGAAAGACATCGACCAAGAAAACATACAGATAATGTAAGAAGCTGGCATGTCTCAATCGAGCATATTGATAGCCGATCTTATATAGGAATTGATAATTCTatcaagaaacaaataaatctGAATAAGAACAAAATAATGAGTATCGATTGAATATTGAAAACAAagaataagaatatatattctAACCTTTAACGAGTATATCTATCAATTGGTTTGCTCTGTTTTACGAGAATGAGGAAAGAAATTTTGGGGTTCTCTGAATTCCTAAATTTTGATCGGGTTACAGATACTTTTTCAACATGAATTGATGACTTCCAAGAGGAACAAACACGTTTAGAAAAAAGACATGTTTATGTctttagaagaaaataaaacaaagaaaaagaaatattgggtaaccgtttttattttttttatttttttcctgtACAAGTACTGTTGTTACTAATGGGCTTATTAATTTGATATGGACATGTGCATTTACAATAAAATTTTGCTTTATGGATCATAATAGTTAGATTGCcgataaatataaaacaaaaacatttttttattgcaCTTAACTTTTTAACCAAACATTGTTattctttatttattaaacctCTTGCATACACATTGAAAATActattctattaataaaacaaattgaaactataattttttttcgatTAGTACagtttcatttaaattttgaccaaataaaaaattttatatctaaatatttatacaaacatttatatatccGCATCGGGTTAatcttttaagtatttttaatttgttttttgacGCGTTTGTTTGTTTATCTACCTTATtattacaattattttattagaatttaatgAAGACTTGGGATGTTAGTCTATATTGTATTGgttaatattatattagtattttCACCTTACATCTATATTTATAATACACTGATATGTCAATCCAAATCGTATTGGTTACTTTTAGATTAGTGTACAACACATCTATAACACACTGTTATTTCAATCCAAATCGTATTAGTCAATATTATATTAGTGTTTTCACTGCACGGTTATATCTCTAATACACCGatgaaaactactaatacaaaATACAGTTTTTATATTGTTCTTTAAACATAAAATGGAATTGGACAAACTTGAAATgtgttaaaacaaaaataaaacccGCGCGGTCGCGCTGGTCATGATCTAGTACGCTGTTACAAACCATACGATTGATCATAAAAATATCCGAGTAAACACAAAAATGCATACATGAAATTAATGGTTTAGATGAGTAAAAGTTCATTGATAGCACAACAATGTCTATTACACAATTTCTTTAGCATGGTATATTTTGGAACGAATTATGTGGTTAagtatttatacattttgtttttgattatgCAGACCAAGATAAACGAAGGCATGGTGAGAAGAATgacatttattttggtttattcggtttaggTACATGTAAATGTAATTTTAAATGACATCAATTTTTCAAGATAGTCCTGCGGATATTCGGTTTAGGTACATCTAAATTTAATTGTAAGTGTCGTCAATTTTTTTAAGCTGGTTTAGGAATTAAATGAAACGATAGTTTGTAAGCCAGTGGCATTCTATTGTAATTATTAGGAAAAAATGATGATTAAATACTAattgtacttctgttttaatagattaagaTTGGAAGAACTTCATTAACAAAACCGCTCACGTGTTTGTATTTCAAGAAGATTGTTATacgttttgattttatataacTCTCAGTGCAGCTTTACTCGTAATCACATCCACGAAAACCACGACGACACTGCCATACCAACACCAAAAATATTAGGGATAATTTAGCGTCAAGTGTAAATCTGTCGGTTATGGATTTCGATTCTATTCCTACTTAAAACAAAGTTGCTGCTAGGGACTGTTTGTTTCTCCGTCTCCCATCTCTATCCAGCTGCTCCATCTATGTGATACATCTAAATGATCCATCCAAATTTTAGGAACTGTTCGCTTTTCCATTTAGATGAACCATCTAGATGAGTCATCTGGATGActtttatgtttgtttatttatttctatttacaTCCAGATGAgtttaataaacaaattataaatatacccttgttttgatttaatcatatatttgatattaattttaactatactaacttttattatttagtataaaatatatttacactgaaattattttaaaattagcgtttcacatttataaatttttatttcatagaattttatttattttatctaaatttgtattaaaatttaactaCGACTATAACTTTtcataaaaaattgaataaacttCCAAACAACTCAAAGTAGAAACTTAAAGTGCAAACTCAAAttgtataaaactaaaatttaaaagatgaaAGCAATGGTACGAGCATCATGTACTCAAATTTGCAGTTTCaacagaaaaatatgtttttacggttttggcgggaaaacacgtttttaaggctttggcgggaaaacacgtttttgtgattttggcggaaaaacgcgtttttgcgattttggcagTAAAATGcggttttgcgattttggcgagaaaccgcatttttacggttttggcgggaaaacgcactCTCGCGATTTTGGTGGAAATGTGTTTTACTGTTTTTACGAGAAACCGCgatttgcagttttggcgggaaaccgtgttttgcggttttggcggaaaaacatgattttacaattttggcataaaaacgtgtttttgcggttttggcggaaaaacgtgtttttacagtttttgcgggaaaacgtgttttaatgtgaaaatgcatttttgtggttttgacgGGAAATATGTTTTGGCGGGATGTACATTTTTACGAGAAAATTACGATTTTGGccaaaatttttgttttgtagttttggcggaaaaatgtgttttgtagttttggtgggaaaatattttttttatggttttgtcGTTTTTCATGAGTGATAAAATGATATTAGGTTTGAGTTTATAATTTGTTAATTATATGGTGGTATAATAGATATTATACCATTTTGCCAAACTCATCTCCATCTAGATGATCCAATTTGGATTAGCCagctaattttcaaaattaaacctaaatttttaaaactcatCCAGATAAGCCATCTAGGTGATTTATACTTTTAATGCCTAAACGAACAAAACTCTCGTCTTCATTCAGATGGCTCATTTGAATAAAAAAACGAACAGTCTCCTACTTGGCCAGATGAAGATGGAACCCACACTTTAGGCTTCATTAGATCGAAATGAAAACACACAACAAGGGCACTGAAACTCGAAAGGTacgtattaaaataaaagtcatCAGAGTTTTCACCGAGGCTTTGAGAGAATTTTGCTGGAAATCAACCAAAATCATCTCTCAAAATCTTAGACCTGGATTTTAGGATATAAACCAGGAGCCAGCCTAGGTTTCGCAGATGCAAGTAGAGGCTTGGCCATGAACAAGTTGGTATTAGCGGCAATGAGCTCGACGTGGGAGAGTCCATTCGAACCCTTGGAGACAGGGCCGGCTCACAAGGGGGACAAACGGTGCGACCGTCCCGGTACCAAGCccgtataaatttatatatatttatatataaaaaataataaataaaattgaaaaagatctaaaattatttgatatgtatatagttttattttcactacaaatgtacaaaatattactgattaaaatttaaaatattttaaacattatctacgtataaattttaaagggtaaaaaaaaattttgaccTAGGACTCGGACAATGTCGAGCCGGCGCTGCTTGGAGAAGCCTAGCTAACAACATGACGATCTTTGTTGCTCCAAGCTTAGGACCTGTGTAGCCACGCCGACCGGTGCCGAATACCACGAAACGCATGTCGGGCTCCATCTAAAGTCACATCCACTGGGTCCCTAGCATGATCAACAAGGTGTCGCTCTGGCTTGAACGCGTCAGGTTCCTCCCATGTCTTAGGGTTCCGACCAAGTCCTGGACAGCTCATAAGAATTTGACTACCTGTCGTtgcaatttaaaatatataaccaCGTCATATTATGTTCGATTGTGTTCTTTTAAAATGCCCTATGTCATAAACTGTTTGACAGAAGTTAAGCAAGACCCCCTAAACCTCTAATATTTACTATGACTTGGATTGGTGACTGTATGTTtaaggaaaaacaaaaacaaaataatgaacaGAAATTCACTTGAAGAATtgaataaataagaaaataataatttttgttcaatttgttcctcataaaaattgtagaaacaaatatttattcataaatTCTTTTAAACAAGAGAAAATTAGAGGACTGGAGTTATGATCCATGtgtaaaaaatttaacaaaatttctaggtataaaatttgataatcatcatattttaaaaaaatgtggtCACCAATTGAAAcctatatttaataaattaatttctcCATATTGATACAATTAATATCTTgaccttttatttttttatttttattttttggcgACAAACGGCTattttattactcaaacttgagatGGTCTGGGTATCTTgacattttattaatattgggGCTTTAGcgtatataataaatatgaaattttgaccTTTGGGGACAAAATAACCAGCAAGAGTAGTATCTTCTCGGGCTCCATGAGGAGGCAAAAATGCATTAGGTGGGTGAAGCCGGAAAGATTCTTTGCAACAAGCTTTGATGTAGTTAAGTTGTGGTATGTCTGATTCCTGGATAAGCCTGTCTTTGCCAACTATAATGTTCAGTTCTTTTGTAGCTTTCTCAAGAATCTCTTGATGATTCAACATCTCCGCTATCGTCCACTCCACGGTATTCATTGTATTGTCGATGGTTGCAACATTGACATCCTACATATGGAATGCATGATAGTATGAAACATGCGTAAGAGATGAAACgctaatttgatttttttttttcttttacagttCTTACCTTGCATTGAGCTCTAATCTCCTCAAATGTGAATAAATGTATTCCTTGATCATCTTTTTGCTTGATTGGAATATCGAGCCAATCTTCCTCCGTCTCGTTTCCGCCTTTGTCCCTCCACAAATGCATTCTCTCGCGGATGATCGGGTCGTTGCACCTGTTGATAATATCAACCGCTTCTCTTGCGTCCTTCTCCTCACCCTCGACGTTCCATCCTCTAAGAAAAGGGCGGTAGTCTGCTATAGTGAAGCCGAATAAACAATAGTTTAGTGACCATCACTTTCTTCGCTAGCTTCCACCGCTCACCGTAGGAAGAGAAACTAACGCCGTTGTAGCCATGACTTATGAGTCTGATCGAGTATGCCTCAGCTCTGTCTGCGAGAGCCTTGTCTTTTTCCCTAAGCACTTCTAGGGAAATCTCGCTTGAGGTTACGATAATGACATGGACGCCGCCGGCAAAACGGAAGCAAGCTATCTCCGTTTCCATATCTTCCATTACGCGGTGAATCCACTGATGAGCCGGCCGGTTCATGATCATTTGGAACAAGTTTCCAATGATCGGCCATCGTCCTGGGCCCGGAGGAAGTTGACCTTTTGATTCTTGGATCTCAAGGAACGTATTAGCTAAGGCCAGGACCAGCATAATGGAAAGCACAAGCGTGAAACTAGATGGATAGGTCACATTCAtgttcatattattatttttgctttTACGTGGGAGTGCCATGGTCTAGAGTTGCTATATATAAAACCGCTCAAACATCCCAAGTTCCCAACCAATgggtaaaaaacaaaatacatataacaatattctttttttttttgggtcaaacagATAATAATATTCTATACACGCCATTTCATCAATAACTAACTTTGAAAAATTCTCCGCGGGACTCGAGTCATTTTTAAAGTTAGTTCTTCATGAAAGGGATTGTTTAGAATATTATTGtctgtattttgttttttacccATTGGTTGGGAACTTGGGATGTTTGAGTGGGGTTTTATGAACTCATGGTTAGGGTCCCTgttagcactacaagaaaacatcaataTCAATATGGTAACTATTTCTGCAACTACAGTCTTTATGTAACCCATCTTTAACGAATTTGCAACAATTTTGCAACTACAATGAAAACGTCTTAAATAAGTTGCAAATGTATAACCAAATTTCGTGGTTGTAAATGAGTTGATTTATTGTCACGCTTTTGAGACATATTTGCAATTCTATTGCGAAGTCGCAACGTAGTAGCAATAAGGCAACTAAAGGGCAACCACGTTTGTTGTTGGAAAACCGGAGTTACAGATTAGTTGGAAAGATATTTAAATGTTGTAGTTGCAAAATTGTTGCATTTTTATTGTGATGAATTGTAAAAAAGTTGGTGTACACATGTTTTTTTGCACGGCGTTGGGAAGTAGGTACAACTAACTTTAGCAACTATTTTTTTAGTAGTTGCAAAATAGTTTCAAGTATTTCTCTATTTAAATCAATCGTCCATTCTCTTCTCATTTGTCCgaacaattattaaaaaaacgttttcatacaccaaaaaaaaatatcgtgAAAAGAAAAAACGTTTTATACAAAAGATGGGAGAAAACTATAATTACTGGAAATCTCGTGAGTGGATGTACAAAAGGATCGACGAAAGGACGAATAATATCTCATCCGAGTTTTCAGCCGGGGTGGAAGAGTTCATGAATTTTGCAAATAGCCAGCCATTAGCACAAAGCAGTGGCGGTAAGTTTTACTGCCCTTGTAGTGTatgtaaaaatgataaatttcttACGGGGCGTAAAATTTGGAATCATCTATATACTAGAGGGTTTATGCCAGAATATTATGTTTGGTATATGCATGGGGAACAATTGAATATTGACTTAGGAACAAGTCATGTCAATTCAAATCATCCTAGTGGCAGTCAAACCGAAGTTAGGAATATAGATGATAGATATGTCGACATGGTGAATGATGCATTTCGTGGAACATCTGTTTATGATAACTATCATCAAAATGAAAGTTATCAAAATATGGAAGAGCCTAATTACGAGTCAAGAAAATTTTACGATATGTTAGAAGCTGCAAAACAACCATTGTATGATGGTTGTCACGAAGGTCACACTCAATTATCTTTAGCTGCTCGATTCATGAATATCAAGGCGGATAATAATTTGGGTGAAAAGTGCATGGACTCGTGGGCAGAACTTTTTACGGAATATCTATCGGCGGACAATCAAGCAACTGGTTCATATTACGAGACAGAGAAGTTGATGAGAAATTTAGGGCTCCCATTTTATACAATTGATGTGTGTATTAACAATTGTATGATCTtctggaaagaagatgaaaaatGGGATAACTGTCAATTTTGTGATGCACCACGATATAAGCCTAGCGAAGGACGAACCAAAATACCATTCAGCCGTATGTGGTATTTACCTGTTGCTGATAGACTAAAGAGAATGTATCAAAGCGAGAAGACTGCGGctgcaatgagatggcatgctgAGCACGAAGCAGAGGAGGGAGAGATGTGTCATCCATCTGATGGAGCGGAGTGGAAAAAATTTCAACAACTACATCGTCATTTTGCTGATGAACCCCACAATGTTTACTTGGGTTTATGTACAGATGGATTTAATCCATTTGGAATGTCCCGTAATCATTCATTATGGCCTGTAATCCTGACGCCATATAACTTACCTCCTGGTATATATGTGTATGAATGAAGAGTACTTGTTTCTTACAATTTTGAATTCTGGTCCAAATCATCCTCGCTCTAGTCTTGATGTTTTCCTTCGACCTCTTATTGATGAGTTGAAAGAGTTATGGAATAATGGAGTCGAGGCATTTGATGCatcattaaatcaaaattttaatttaaaggCAGTGCTTATGTGGACGATTAgcgattttccagcatatggaatgttgtctggatggacgaCACATGGTAGATTATCGTGTCCAATTTGCATGGATGATACAAAAGCCTTTCAGTTGACAAATGGAAAGAAGacatgttggtttgattgtcaccgaaGGTATCTTCCTCATGGTCATCCGTTACGGAAGAACAAAACAAACTTTCTGAAGAGAAAGGATGCTTTGAATGATTATCCACCAAGAACTTTGACGGGTAAACAAGTTTTAAAAGAGCAGATAAGACAGGTCAATCCACCCAAAACATCTGAATGTGGTGGAAACGGTCATGATGTAAAGAAGAAAGGATATGGGAATTGGCATAATTGGCACAAAGAAAGCATCTTTTGGGAGCTACCGTATTGGACAGACCTTAATCTCCGGCATAATCTTGATGTGATGCACAttgaaaagaatttttttgataacATCATCAATACTGTTATGAACGTTAAGGAGAAGTCAAAAGATACTGTTAAGGCACGATTGGATATAGCAATATTTTGCAATCGGAAAGATTTGCATGTTGATGATTATGGTAGAGCTCCATTTCCTATCTTCAGATTGACACCACAGGCAAAAGAACGCTTATTGGAATGTGTTAAACATGAGGTTAAATTTCCAGATGGCTATGCTTCAGACTTAGCCAGTTGTGTCGACATAGATGGAGGAAAATTTTCTGgtatgaagagtcatgattgccATGTTTTTATGGAAAGGCTACTTCCTTTTATCTTTGCAGAACTCTTACCGCGAAACGTACATCTTGCACTTTCAGGTACAAATAACAAGTCTTACATATGTGAATGATTAAACATATTACTACTTaataagtttgcattgaaaatttGATTATTGTAGGGGTTGGAGTTTTCTTTCGCGACTTATGTTCCAGGTCATTGAAACAATTCACTGTTCGATCTTTGAAGGAAAATATAgtcataatattatgtaatttggagaagatcttcccACCTGTTTTCTTTGACGTCATGGAACACTTAGCTGTACATCTCCCGTATGAAGCTGAACTAGGCGGTCCTGTGCAATATAGGTGGATGTATCCATTTGAAAGGTTTTTCAAGAAATTAAAAAGCAAAGCTAAAAACAGAAGATATCCTGCATGATCGATTATTCAGTCATATATTAATGATGAGATATCTTATTTTTCGGAGCACTACTTTGCCGCACATATTCATACCAAATTAAGGTAAAACTTAAAAGCATTTACGGTGTAAATAAATGTTATTTAgatgtaatttaattttttaaggtTTTTTGGGTCAGGTCCACAAGATTCGATGAAGGCGAAGCTCATGTTTATCATGTCCAAGGAATACCAGATATATTTACTCATGTAGGTCGTCCAAgtgggaaaagaaaagaagtatGGTTTTCTGAGAAAGATTATCA
Protein-coding regions in this window:
- the LOC106392762 gene encoding hexahomomethionine N-hydroxylase-like, which gives rise to MALPRKSKNNNMNMNVTYPSSFTLVLSIMLVLALANTFLEIQESKGQLPPGPGRWPIIGNLFQMIMNRPAHQWIHRVMEDMETEIACFRFAGGVHVIIVTSSEISLEVLREKDKALADRAEAYSIRLISHGYNGVSFSSYADYRPFLRGWNVEGEEKDAREAVDIINRCNDPIIRERMHLWRDKGGNETEEDWLDIPIKQKDDQGIHLFTFEEIRAQCKDVNVATIDNTMNTVEWTIAEMLNHQEILEKATKELNIIVGKDRLIQESDIPQLNYIKACCKESFRLHPPNAFLPPHGAREDTTLAGYFVPKGSQILMSCPGLGRNPKTWEEPDAFKPERHLVDHARDPVDVTLDGARHAFRGIRHRSAWLHRS
- the LOC111198451 gene encoding uncharacterized protein LOC111198451, whose translation is MCMNEEYLFLTILNSGPNHPRSSLDVFLRPLIDELKELWNNGVEAFDASLNQNFNLKAVLMWTISDFPAYGMLSGWTTHGRLSCPICMDDTKAFQLTNGKKTCWFDCHRRYLPHGHPLRKNKTNFLKRKDALNDYPPRTLTGKQVLKEQIRQVNPPKTSECGGNGHDVKKKGYGNWHNWHKESIFWELPYWTDLNLRHNLDVMHIEKNFFDNIINTVMNVKEKSKDTVKARLDIAIFCNRKDLHVDDYGRAPFPIFRLTPQAKERLLECVKHEVKFPDGYASDLASCVDIDGGKFSGMKSHDCHVFMERLLPFIFAELLPRNVHLALSGVGVFFRDLCSRSLKQFTVRSLKENIVIILCNLEKIFPPVFFDVMEHLAVHLPYEAELGGPVQYRWMYPFERFFKKLKSKAKNRRYPA